In Lysinibacillus sp. FSL M8-0337, the following proteins share a genomic window:
- a CDS encoding type 1 glutamine amidotransferase domain-containing protein: MAKIATVITDMFEDVEYTSPKAALEAAGHQVITIDIEAGKEVEGKHGEKVKIDKGIEEVHASEFDALFIPGGFSPDILRADDRIVAFVKTFMDDMKPTFAICHGPQLLITAKTLNGRDATGYKSIQVDLENAGAIFHDEEVFVCQKQLVTSRTPKDLPAFNREIVKLLASKES; this comes from the coding sequence ATGGCTAAAATTGCAACAGTAATAACAGATATGTTTGAAGACGTGGAGTATACAAGTCCAAAGGCAGCATTAGAAGCTGCTGGGCATCAGGTCATTACAATTGACATTGAAGCAGGAAAAGAAGTTGAAGGTAAACATGGTGAAAAAGTAAAAATTGATAAGGGAATCGAGGAAGTTCATGCTTCAGAGTTTGATGCACTGTTTATTCCAGGTGGCTTTTCACCGGATATTTTACGTGCAGATGATCGCATTGTAGCCTTCGTCAAAACGTTTATGGATGACATGAAGCCAACCTTTGCAATTTGTCACGGGCCACAACTACTGATTACAGCTAAAACATTAAATGGACGTGATGCAACAGGCTATAAATCCATACAAGTAGACTTGGAAAATGCAGGTGCTATTTTCCATGACGAAGAAGTATTTGTTTGCCAAAAGCAATTAGTAACAAGTCGTACACCAAAAGATTTACCAGCTTTTAACCGAGAAATTGTGAAATTACTTGCAAGCAAAGAGAGCTAG
- the glmM gene encoding phosphoglucosamine mutase codes for MGKYFGTDGVRGVANSELTPEFAFKLGRVGGYVLTKDATGRPKVLIGRDTRISGEMLEGALVAGLLSIGVEVMRLGVISTPGVAYLSRIMSADAGVMISASHNPVADNGIKFFGPDGFKLTDAQEAEIEAILDAQEDTLPRPIGADLGIVSDYFEGGQKYIQYLKQTVDEEFDGIHVALDCAHGATSSLATHLFADLEADISTMGASPTGLNINDGVGSTHPEGLAAFVTEKGADVGLAFDGDGDRLIAVDEKGKIVDGDQIMFIIGKHLNAVGRLKKQTIVSTVMSNMGFYKAVEENGMHSVQTAVGDRYVVEEMRANEYNLGGEQSGHIVFLDFNTTGDGLLTGIQLVSIMKATGKKLSELAAEMTIFPQRLVNVRVTDKHAVTENAKVAAVIAEVESDMAGNGRILVRPSGTEPLVRVMVEAATETDCEIYVERIANVVRTEMGLTE; via the coding sequence ATGGGTAAATATTTTGGAACAGATGGCGTCCGTGGCGTCGCGAATAGTGAATTAACACCGGAGTTTGCATTTAAACTTGGCCGTGTAGGTGGCTATGTTTTAACAAAGGATGCAACAGGGCGTCCAAAGGTATTAATTGGTCGTGACACACGTATTTCAGGCGAAATGCTTGAAGGTGCACTAGTAGCTGGGCTTTTATCAATCGGCGTAGAGGTAATGCGTCTTGGTGTAATTTCTACACCAGGTGTTGCTTATCTTTCCCGAATTATGAGTGCAGATGCAGGCGTCATGATTTCAGCTTCACATAACCCAGTAGCCGACAATGGCATTAAATTTTTTGGTCCCGATGGTTTCAAGTTAACTGATGCACAAGAAGCAGAAATTGAAGCCATTCTTGATGCACAAGAAGATACATTACCACGTCCAATCGGTGCAGACCTAGGCATTGTAAGTGACTACTTCGAAGGTGGACAAAAGTATATTCAATACTTAAAGCAAACGGTAGATGAAGAATTTGATGGTATTCATGTAGCGCTAGATTGCGCACATGGTGCAACATCATCATTAGCAACTCATTTATTTGCCGACTTAGAAGCAGACATTTCAACTATGGGTGCTTCCCCAACAGGTCTGAACATTAATGACGGTGTTGGTTCAACACATCCAGAAGGTCTTGCTGCATTTGTAACTGAAAAAGGTGCAGATGTTGGTTTAGCGTTTGATGGAGATGGCGATCGCCTTATTGCAGTAGACGAAAAAGGTAAAATTGTTGACGGTGACCAAATTATGTTTATCATTGGTAAACATTTAAATGCGGTTGGTCGTTTGAAAAAGCAAACGATTGTCTCAACAGTGATGAGTAATATGGGCTTCTACAAGGCTGTTGAAGAAAACGGTATGCACAGCGTACAAACGGCTGTAGGCGATCGTTACGTTGTAGAAGAAATGCGTGCCAATGAATACAATCTTGGCGGAGAGCAATCTGGTCATATTGTGTTCTTAGACTTTAATACAACAGGTGATGGCTTGCTAACAGGTATTCAACTTGTTAGTATTATGAAAGCTACTGGCAAAAAGTTATCAGAGCTTGCAGCAGAAATGACTATCTTCCCGCAACGATTAGTCAATGTACGTGTAACAGACAAGCATGCAGTGACGGAAAATGCTAAGGTTGCAGCTGTAATAGCAGAAGTTGAATCAGATATGGCTGGAAACGGTCGTATTTTAGTACGTCCTTCTGGCACTGAGCCGCTTGTGCGTGTAATGGTGGAAGCTGCTACAGAAACGGACTGCGAAATTTATGTAGAACGTATTGCCAATGTAGTACGTACGGAAATGGGTTTAACAGAATAA
- a CDS encoding CdaR family protein → MDKMMDSPWVLRIIALFLACLLFFSVRTELSSSNKSTTNVQMEVIRDVPVDVYYDDDSLIVTGIPKTVNVTIKGPMQIVLRTKAVKDFSVFVNLNDLLIGEHNVELQYENISDKLQVTLDPAKVNVNIEEKVTQEFRVDPEMNNRLIDEGYYLKGMSANPATVFVTGAKSAIESISYVKATVTGEQGLKQPFSQEAAVKVLDRDLNKLDVIIEPEQVKVRVDIAEYSKELPVTIKETGKPAEGVTINQLTLDTTSLRLFGKKSIIDVLTEVPVEVDLSKITESKTYEFDVKLPEGATKVSQQKVKIKANVTKAEKAEKVDQVDQVEKETIANPEETNPEPVTEDIDS, encoded by the coding sequence GGATAAAATGATGGATAGCCCATGGGTATTGCGAATCATTGCGCTTTTTCTAGCTTGCTTACTATTTTTCTCTGTTCGGACTGAGTTATCCTCTTCAAATAAATCGACAACGAATGTACAAATGGAAGTGATTCGAGATGTACCCGTTGATGTTTATTATGATGATGATAGTCTGATTGTAACGGGTATACCGAAAACTGTTAATGTCACGATTAAAGGACCAATGCAAATCGTTTTACGGACAAAAGCGGTGAAAGATTTCTCTGTATTTGTAAATTTAAATGATTTATTAATTGGTGAGCATAACGTAGAATTACAATACGAAAATATTTCTGATAAGTTGCAAGTGACGCTAGACCCAGCAAAAGTGAATGTAAATATAGAGGAAAAAGTCACGCAGGAGTTCCGTGTAGATCCGGAAATGAATAATCGTTTAATAGATGAAGGATATTACTTAAAAGGAATGTCTGCTAACCCAGCAACAGTGTTTGTAACGGGAGCAAAAAGTGCTATTGAGAGCATTAGCTATGTGAAAGCGACTGTAACAGGTGAACAAGGCTTGAAACAGCCTTTCTCTCAAGAAGCAGCTGTTAAAGTATTAGATCGCGATTTAAATAAATTAGATGTGATAATAGAACCAGAACAGGTTAAGGTACGGGTAGATATTGCTGAATATAGCAAAGAACTTCCTGTTACGATAAAGGAAACGGGCAAACCAGCAGAAGGGGTTACCATTAATCAATTAACCCTTGATACTACTAGCTTAAGGCTATTTGGCAAGAAATCCATAATTGATGTTTTAACCGAAGTACCTGTTGAAGTGGATTTATCAAAAATTACGGAATCCAAAACGTATGAATTTGATGTGAAATTACCGGAGGGTGCGACTAAAGTATCTCAACAGAAAGTTAAAATTAAAGCGAATGTTACAAAGGCAGAGAAAGCCGAAAAGGTAGATCAAGTAGATCAGGTAGAAAAGGAAACTATCGCCAATCCTGAAGAGACAAATCCTGAACCTGTAACAGAAGATATTGATTCTTAA